From a single Sander vitreus isolate 19-12246 chromosome 4, sanVit1, whole genome shotgun sequence genomic region:
- the uroc1 gene encoding urocanate hydratase, with protein MSSLKDICSALPLDPLPSNRGRDPNLPHAPIRTPNLTAEEERLALKNALRYFPPSHHATLAPEFAQELRQYGHIYMYRFCPTLRMRAYPIDQYPCCTRQAASIMLMIMNNLDPAVAQFPQELVTYGGNGQVFSNWSQFRLVMHYLSEMTEEQTLVMYSGHPMGLFPSLPSSPRAIITNGMVIPNYSSRNQYEKMFALGVSLYGQMTAGSYCYIGPQGIVHGTLLTVLNAGRRYLGSDDLRGRVFVTSGLGGMSGAQAKAAVIAGCIGVIAEVDETPLRKRHEQGWLMEVTSSMEHCIKRIREAKSYKTPLSMGYHGNIVDLWERLLLEYQRTGELLVDLGSDQTSLHNPYNGGYYPVQLSFRQANQLMSTDPKGFQTTVQESLRRHVEAINKLSDAGMFFWDYGNAFLLEAQRAGAKVEKVGGGATEFRYPSYVQHIMGDIFSLGFGPFRWVCTSGDPKDLAVTDDIAATVLEEISANVSDRIRQQYNDNIRWIREAGKHKMVVGSQARILYSDQKGRVCIALAINQAIADGRVSAPVVISRDHHDVSGTDSPFRETSNVYDGSAFCADMAVQNFVGDAFRGATWVALHNGGGVGWGEVMNGGFGLLLDGSEVAAKRARLMLNWDVSNGVARRCWSGNSNAYETIQHTMEENRQLRVTMPFPVQDERVLDRALQA; from the exons ATGTCATCTTTAAAAGACATATGCAGTGCATTACCCCTGGACCCTTTACCCTCTAACCGGGGAAGAGACCCCAATTTGCCACATGCACCTATCCGGACCCCCAACCTTACAGCAGAGGAAGAGCGG TTGGCGCTGAAAAATGCATTGCGTTatttccctccctcccaccaCGCAACACTTGCACCCGAATTTGCTCAAGAGCTGCGGCAGTACGGGCACATCTACATGTACCGCTTCTGCCCCACATTACGCATGAG AGCTTACCCCATAGATCAGTACCCATGCTGCACACGTCAAGCTGCCTCCATAATGCTAATGATCATGAACAACCTGGACCCAGCAGTTGCTCAG TTCCCCCAGGAGCTCGTCACCTACGGAGGGAATGGACAGGTGTTTAGTAACTGGTCCCAG TTTCGCCTGGTGATGCATTACCTAAGTGAGATGACAGAGGAACAAACTCTGGTCATGTACAGCGGTCATCCCATGGGCCTGTTCCCCAGCCTGCCTTCATCACCTCGCGCCATCATCACCAACGGCATG GTTATTCCAAATTACTCCTCCAGAAATCAGTATGAAAAGATGTTTGCCCTTGGTGTGTCATT GTACGGTCAAATGACAGCAGGCAGCTACTGCTACATTGGACCTCAAGGGATTGTTCATGGCACTTTg CTGACTGTGCTGAATGCCGGCCGGAGGTACCTGGGCTCTGATGACTTGAGGGGGCGCGTCTTTGTGACATCTGGCCTGGGGGGCATGAGTGGCGCTCAGGCTAAAGCTGCCGTCATTGCCGGTTGTATTGGCGTGATAGCAGAG GTGGATGAAACTCCTCTTAGAAAGAGACATGAGCAGGGCTGGCTGATGGAGGTCACCAGCAGCATGGAGCACTGCATTAAACGCATCAG agaGGCCAAGAGCTACAAGACTCCCCTCAGTATGggttaccatggcaacattGTAGACTTGTG GGAGAGGCTGCTGTTGGAGTATCAGAGGACAGGGGAGCTCCTGGTGGATTTGGGTTCAGACCAGACCTCCCTTCACAATCCATATAACGGAGGCTACTACCCAGTCCAGCTCAGCTTCCGCCAGGCGAATCAGCTCATGTCGACTGATCCTAAAGGTTTCCAAACCACGGTCCAAGAAAG CCTTCGAAGACACGTTGAGGCAATCAACAAGCTGTCTGATGCTGGTATGTTCTTCTGGGACTATGGCAATGCATTTCTCCTGGAGGCCCAGAGAGCTG GAGCAAAGGTAGAAAAGGTTGGCGGTGGAGCAACAGAATTTCGTTACCCTTCTTATGTTCAGCACATTATGGG GGACATTTTCTCTTTGGGTTTTGGCCCATTTCGCTGGGTGTGCACATCTGGCGACCCCAAAGATCTTGCTGTAACGGACGATATCGCAGCTACTGTCCTGGAGGAAATTAGTGCCAACGTGAGTGATCGCATCAGACAGCAGTACAATGATAACATCCGCTGGATCAGAGAGGCTGGAAAACACAAGATG GTTGTGGGCTCCCAAGCCAGAATCCTCTACTCTGACCAGAAAGGAAGAGTCTGCATTGCTTTGGCTATCAACCAGGCCATCGCTGACGGAAGAGTTTCA GCTCCTGTGGTTATTAGCAGAGACCATCATGACGTCAGTGGCACAGACAGCCCGTTCAGAGAAACCTCTAATGTGTATGATGGATCTGCCTTCTGTGCAG ACATGGCGGTCCAGAACTTTGTCGGTGATGCATTCAGGGGTGCCACATGGGTAGCCCTGCACAACGGTGGTGGTGTTGGCTG GGGCGAGGTAATGAATGGAGGGTTTGGTTTGCTATTGGACGGCTCAGAGGTGGCAGCAAAACGTGCCAGACTGATGCTCAACTGGGACGTCTCCAATGGG GTGGCTCGTCGCTGCTGGTCTGGAAACTCAAACGCCTATGAGACCATCCAGCACACCATGGAGGAGAACAGGCAGTTACGTGTCACCATGCCCTTTCCTGTACAGGATGAGCGCGTGCTGGACCGTGCCCTGCAGGCCTAG
- the chchd4b gene encoding coiled-coil-helix-coiled-coil-helix domain containing 4b, producing MCCVCLSVRVVFLGAVAVNQKEEFNLSQREDMSSVREEGKDRIIFVTKEDHATPSSAELVEEDPNNDPYEERGLILPSGEINWNCPCLGGMASGPCGTEFKDAFSCFHYSKEEVKGSECLEQFRAMQECMQRYPELYPQEDEKVQQEQSSETDQTSQDSASAETSGANSTSATKQDSTDSTQPYTEGSVES from the exons ATGTGTTGCGTTTGTTTGTCAGTAAGAGTCGTTTTCCTCGGAGCTGTTGCTGTTAATCAAAAAGAGGAGTTTAATCTGTCCCAGCGTGAAGACATGAGCTCGGTCAGAGAGGAAG GTAAAGACCGAATCATCTTTGTCACCAAAGAGGATCATGCAACACCCAGCAGTGCTGAGCTCGTAGAGGAAGATCCTAATAATGACCCATATGAGGAGCGAG GCCTGATTCTTCCCAGTGGGGAGATCAACTGGAACTGCCCCTGCCTGGGTGGGATGGCCAGTGGACCCTGTGGGACTGAATTTAAGGATGCCTTCTCCTGTTTCCACTATAGTAAGGAGGAGGTGAAGGGTTCTGAATGCCTGGAGCAGTTTAGGGCAATGCAGGAGTGTATGCAGCGCTACCCAGAGCTCTATCCACAAGAAGACGAGAAGGTGCAACAAGAACAATCATCTGAAACAGACCAGACCTCACAAGACTCTGCATCTGCAGAAACGTCAGGTGCAAACTCAACATCTGCCACTAAGCAAGACTCTACTGATTCTACACAACCCTACACAGAGGGCTCAGTGGAAAGCTAA